A genomic window from Salvelinus namaycush isolate Seneca chromosome 5, SaNama_1.0, whole genome shotgun sequence includes:
- the LOC120047881 gene encoding matrin-3-like isoform X1: MSHNYSYRRPPPAKDLRASAFDSPDHLHPGDHGHNVYRSSQEPPSHSTIPSYPSSSSRASAANESPYSFSLRQSDPYSSLSRSDPYSSSLSRSDQILSLLSSCGLEPKDLSLLAEMPEELITVENLPRLLLEIRKKRATQQPPYPAMISYPPAATSRPPTATPPPGRAWEQGDQSRSQPLDYPLDPHHALPPSQLLPTEQAEPWQLDRHGNPMQYTRSRLEPVPVRVVDYHYGKETPRSYQTPRSTYSTAQGGSSNSWKPPNSSQPAVDYRYPPPPATNYRPRPDQDVPVVTIKMATSGNTPTKKAALDFHGEIPQTFPYSCSLCDITVLSEKFWFTHINGTQHADGQLTLLQMYPEWDCQMQTARSGDDHTDRPRVEEKTGGPSHRSINYLGKPSSSGSRKNVDTKTKVTKGSGKVVCAKFTARCLNEDGLKDLIKPFGEVVKVIMFHALAFVELGSTDQAADIVTYYLSNPVMVKGGQVTFSVSSTFNFLQSSRVLSFSPVPPGKESAAWKRELLAVAEGFGPVAHSLFLPTQAFVEMTNALDAQKLVGHHTSKHLKIDEIHIKVAFSSEYDTFRTMSERKSSDRKSPDRSRKSEDRSKRKRTPSPRRRSLSPRRDSPTSSKRRRSRERDSDRHKERVKSNSGGKSRPKSPRKQSSSRSSRSPRRPRSPSKQSSSRSSRSPRRPRSPSKQSSSRSSRSPHSHTKERVSSEKVSPISTSTRSQPPIKNKTTSQSSTVMEKSKKAVDTIDQSKQETEIQDSQEDGAMEACEMDSDIEGMAVYGEDGEENSDMGEEGEVEEEEEPQESAEDLIQEFKELCEPRQKATSGTVDDAPTEELSATGSEQGKELSVTGSEQGKELSATGSEQGKELSATGSEQGKELSVTGSEQGKELSATGSEQGKELSATGSEQGKEIDVEDQKGDTSYIDDEPDFPEDLENLITLDELEEDSSGDNQDNQSTDEIKSRSKSKPSGRDQTPGRVIYVKNLPRSFYTDSDFLKIVKGFGRVHRYLLLRNGEEGFIEMERSSDATKALRELRYNGCKLYGQKLIILRSQKYKRLTTGWKPESDSKSDRKKDHLSTRSSSRIRSGRTSSHSKSVAKDDKTKEKDDKTKEKDDKTMEKDDKTMEKDEETMEKDGETMEKDEETMEKDEETMEKDEETMEKDEETMEKDEETMEKDGETMEKDEETMEKDEETMEKDEETMEKDEETMEKDEETKEKTSRQVRSKPAQHCDKEDIGASEGNIDKSSNSEDQKDAPVPAAEKEKQACSNEDNAETKMEDNVETGPDSMKTGMESSFQANNPVGREFIKPVMGYFCDLCQVIYVNEDEAKNQHCSSLCHYLKFMEHSGKDTASS, encoded by the exons ATGTCTCACAACTACTCCTACAGACGACCACCACCAGCTAAAGATCTAAGAGCCAGCGCTTTTGACTCTCCAGATCACCTGCACCCTGGAGACCACGGTCACAATGTTTACAGATCGTCCCAGGAGCCACCGTCTCATTCCACAATACCATCCTACCCATCCTCCTCATCCAGAGCCTCCGCTGCCAACGAGTCCCCTTACTCCTTCTCACTACGCCAGTCAGACCCTTACTCCTCTCTAAGCCGGTCAGACCCTTACTCTTCCTCTCTAAGTCGGTCAGACCAAATTCTGTCCCTCCTGAGCAGCTGTGGGCTCGAGCCCAAAGACTTGTCTCTACTAGCCGAGATGCCTGAGGAGCTCATCACTGTGGAGAACCTACCACGTCTGCTCCTGGAGATCAGAAAGAAGAGGGCGACACAGCAGCCACCATATCCAGCTATGATCTCTTACCCCCCTGCTGCCACATCTCGCCCCCCCACTGCTACCCCTCCTCCAGGCCGTGCGTGGGAGCAGGGTGACCAGAGTCGTTCTCAGCCATTAGACTACCCATTGGACCCCCACCACGCTCTTCCCCCTTCCCAACTCCTTCCCACAGAACAGGCTGAGCCCTGGCAACTAGATCGTCATGGCAACCCGATGCAGTACACACGCTCTCGCCTAGAACCTGTGCCTGTCCGAGTTGTGGACTACCACTATGGTAAAGAAACTCCCAGAAGTTACCAAACTCCTAGGTCCACTTACAGCACGGCCCAAGGAGGAAGCAGCAACAGCTGGAAACCCCCCAACTCATCCCAACCAGCAGTAGATTACAggtacccaccaccaccagctACAAACTACAGACCACGCCCAGACCAAGATGTCCCAGTTGTCACAATCAAGATGGCCACCTCTGGCAACACTCCCACCAAGAAGGCTGCTCTTGACTTCCACGGAGAAATCCCCCAAACGTTTCCTTATTCGTGCTCTCTCTGCGATATTACTGTGCTCTCTGAAAAG ttcTGGTTCACACACATCAATGGAACTCAACATGCAGACGGACAGCTCACACTTCTTCAAAT GTATCCTGAATGGGATTGCCAGATGCAGACCGCCAGAAG TGGTGACgaccacacagacagaccaagGGTTGAAGAGAAGACTGGTGGACCTTCCCATAGGTCTATTAACTACTTAG GTAAACCGTCAAGTAGCGGCTCTAGAAAAAACGTAGACACTAAGACAAAGGTTACAAAG GGGAGTGGCAAAGTGGTTTGTGCCAAATTTACCGCCCGGTGTCTCAACGAAGATGGTTTGAAGGACCTGATTAAACCGTTTGGTGAAGTTGTGAAAGTCATCATGTTCCATGCTTTG GCGTTTGTGGAGTTGGGGTCAACGGACCAGGCCGCCGATATTGTGACATACTACCTCAGTAACCCAGTGATGGTGAAAGGAGGACAAGTCACCTTCTCTGTCTCGTCAACATTTAATTTCCTACAG AGTTCCCGGGTGTTGAGTTTTTCCCCTGTGCCTCCTGGTAAAGAGTCTGCCGCGTGGAAAAGAGAGTTACTGGCCGTAGCGGAAGGATTTGGACCTGTGGCGCACTCTCTATTCTTACCTACGCAG GCATTTGTGGAAATGACGAATGCACTGGATGCACAGAAGCTTGTTGGACACCATACGTCCAAACACCTGAAAATAGATGAGATACATATTAAAGTGGCCTTCTCATCAGAGTATGATACATTTCG GACCATGTCTGAGAGGAAGTCTTCAGACAGGAAGTCTCCAGACAGGAGCAGGAAGTCTGAAGACAGATCTAAGAGGAAGAGAACCCCAAGCCCCAGAAGGCGGTCCCTCAGCCCCAGGAGAGATTCACCAACCTCCTCAAAaaggaggaggagtagagagagggatagcgaCCGTCACAAAGAACGAGTGAAATCAAACAGTGGGGGTAAAAGCAGGCCAAAGTCCCCCAGAAAACAGAGCTCCAGTCGGTCCTCCAGAAGCCCTCGCAGGCCAAGGTCCCCCAGCAAACAGAGCTCCAGTCGGTCCTCCAGAAGCCCTCGCAGGCCAAGGTCCCCCAGCAAACAGAGCTCCAGTCGGTCCTCCAGAAGCCCTCACTCCCATACTAAAGAGCGGGTGTCCAGTGAGAAGGTATCCCCCATTTCCACATCCACTCGCTCACAACCTCCCATCAAGAATAAGACCACATCCCAGTCCTCCACTGTGATGGAGAAGTCCAAAAAGGCTGTCGACACGATTGACCAGAGCAAACAAGAAACTGAGATCCAGGACAGCCAGGAGGATGGAGCCATGGAGGCCTGTGAAATGGACAGTGACATCGAGGGGATGGCCGTGTAtggggaggatggggaggagaacTCTGacatgggagaggagggagaggtagaggaggaagaggaaccGCAGGAGAGTGCTGAGGACTTGATCCAGGAGTTTAAAGAACTATGTGAGCCCAGGCAGAAAGCAACCTCTGGGACTGTAGATGATGCTCCTACAGAAGAGCTATCAGCTACCGGGTCAGAACAGGGGAAAGAGCTCTCAGTTACCGGGTCAGAACAGGGGAAAGAGCTCTCAGCTACCGGGTCAGAACAGGGGAAAGAGCTCTCAGCTACCGGGTCAGAACAGGGGAAAGAGCTCTCAGTTACCGGGTCAGAACAGGGGAAAGAGCTCTCAGCTACCGGGTCAGAACAGGGGAAAGAGCTCTCAGCTACCGGGTCAGAACAGGGGAAAGAGATAGATGTTGAAGACCAGAAAGGAGATACTTCATACATTGATGATGAG CCTGATTTCCCAGAGGACCTTGAGAATCTTATTACATTGGATGAGCTGGAGGAGGATTCCTCAGGTGATAACCAAG ATAACCAGTCAACAGATGAGATCAAGAGCAGATCCAAGAGCAAG CCCTCAGGACGTGATCAGACACCTGGTAGAGTGATCTACGTCAAAAACCTTCCCAGAAGCTTCTATACGGATAGTGACTTCCTGAAGATTGTTAAAGGCTTTGGGAGAGTGCACCGCTATTTGCTCCTTCGCAACGGTGAAGAG gGCTTCATTGAGATGGAGAGGTCTTCTGATGCGACAAAGGCTTTAAGAGAGCTGCGTTATAATGGCTGTAAATTATACGGCCAGAAGTTGATCATCCTGCGGTCTCAGAAATACAAAAGACTAACAACAGG GTGGAAACCTGAATCTGATTCTAAAAGTGATCGGAAGAAAGATCACTTGAGTACTAGAAGCAGTAGCAGGATAAGGAGTGGACGGACCAGCAGTCACTCAAAGTCAGTGGCTAAGGACGACAAGACAAAAGAGAAGGACGACAAGACAAAAGAGAAGGACGACAAGACAATGGAGAAGGACGACAAGACAATGGAGAAGGACGAGGAGACAATGGAGAAGGACGGGGAGACAATGGAGAAGGACGAGGAGACAATGGAGAAGGACGAGGAGACAATGGAGAAGGACGAGGAGACAATGGAGAAGGACGAGGAGACAATGGAGAAGGACGAGGAGACAATGGAGAAGGACGGGGAGACAATGGAGAAGGACGAGGAGACAATGGAGAAGGACGAGGAGACAATGGAGAAGGACGAGGAGACAATGGAGAAGGACGAGGAGACAATGGAGAAGGACGAGGAGACAAAAGAGAAGACATCACGACAAGTACGCTCCAAGCCAGCCCAACACTGTGACAAGGAGGACATAGGAGCGTCTGAAGGGAATATTGACAAATCCTCCAACAGTGAAGACCAAAAGGATGCCCCTGTCCCTGCTGCTGAGAAAGAGAAGCAGGCCTGTAGCAACGAGGATAATGCAGAAACCAAGATGGAGGATAATGTGGAAACGGGACCAGATTCCATGAAGACTGGTATGGAGTCATCGTTCCAGGCCAACAACCCAGTAG GAAGAGAATTCATTAAACCTGTCATGGGCTACTTCTGCGACCTGTGTCAAGTCATCTATGTCAATGAGGACGAAGCAAAGAACCAACACTGCAGCAGCCTCTGTCACTATCTGAAGTTTATG GAACATTCAGGTAAAGACACAGCCTCTAGCTAA
- the LOC120047881 gene encoding matrin-3-like isoform X2 codes for MSHNYSYRRPPPAKDLRASAFDSPDHLHPGDHGHNVYRSSQEPPSHSTIPSYPSSSSRASAANESPYSFSLRQSDPYSSLSRSDPYSSSLSRSDQILSLLSSCGLEPKDLSLLAEMPEELITVENLPRLLLEIRKKRATQQPPYPAMISYPPAATSRPPTATPPPGRAWEQGDQSRSQPLDYPLDPHHALPPSQLLPTEQAEPWQLDRHGNPMQYTRSRLEPVPVRVVDYHYGKETPRSYQTPRSTYSTAQGGSSNSWKPPNSSQPAVDYRYPPPPATNYRPRPDQDVPVVTIKMATSGNTPTKKAALDFHGEIPQTFPYSCSLCDITVLSEKFWFTHINGTQHADGQLTLLQMYPEWDCQMQTARSGDDHTDRPRVEEKTGGPSHRSINYLGKPSSSGSRKNVDTKTKVTKGSGKVVCAKFTARCLNEDGLKDLIKPFGEVVKVIMFHALAFVELGSTDQAADIVTYYLSNPVMVKGGQVTFSVSSTFNFLQSSRVLSFSPVPPGKESAAWKRELLAVAEGFGPVAHSLFLPTQAFVEMTNALDAQKLVGHHTSKHLKIDEIHIKVAFSSEYDTFRTMSERKSSDRKSPDRSRKSEDRSKRKRTPSPRRRSLSPRRDSPTSSKRRRSRERDSDRHKERVKSNSGGKSRPKSPRKQSSSRSSRSPRRPRSPSKQSSSRSSRSPRRPRSPSKQSSSRSSRSPHSHTKERVSSEKVSPISTSTRSQPPIKNKTTSQSSTVMEKSKKAVDTIDQSKQETEIQDSQEDGAMEACEMDSDIEGMAVYGEDGEENSDMGEEGEVEEEEEPQESAEDLIQEFKELCEPRQKATSGTVDDAPTEELSATGSEQGKELSVTGSEQGKELSATGSEQGKELSATGSEQGKEIDVEDQKGDTSYIDDEPDFPEDLENLITLDELEEDSSGDNQDNQSTDEIKSRSKSKPSGRDQTPGRVIYVKNLPRSFYTDSDFLKIVKGFGRVHRYLLLRNGEEGFIEMERSSDATKALRELRYNGCKLYGQKLIILRSQKYKRLTTGWKPESDSKSDRKKDHLSTRSSSRIRSGRTSSHSKSVAKDDKTKEKDDKTKEKDDKTMEKDDKTMEKDEETMEKDGETMEKDEETMEKDEETMEKDEETMEKDEETMEKDEETMEKDGETMEKDEETMEKDEETMEKDEETMEKDEETMEKDEETKEKTSRQVRSKPAQHCDKEDIGASEGNIDKSSNSEDQKDAPVPAAEKEKQACSNEDNAETKMEDNVETGPDSMKTGMESSFQANNPVGREFIKPVMGYFCDLCQVIYVNEDEAKNQHCSSLCHYLKFMEHSGKDTASS; via the exons ATGTCTCACAACTACTCCTACAGACGACCACCACCAGCTAAAGATCTAAGAGCCAGCGCTTTTGACTCTCCAGATCACCTGCACCCTGGAGACCACGGTCACAATGTTTACAGATCGTCCCAGGAGCCACCGTCTCATTCCACAATACCATCCTACCCATCCTCCTCATCCAGAGCCTCCGCTGCCAACGAGTCCCCTTACTCCTTCTCACTACGCCAGTCAGACCCTTACTCCTCTCTAAGCCGGTCAGACCCTTACTCTTCCTCTCTAAGTCGGTCAGACCAAATTCTGTCCCTCCTGAGCAGCTGTGGGCTCGAGCCCAAAGACTTGTCTCTACTAGCCGAGATGCCTGAGGAGCTCATCACTGTGGAGAACCTACCACGTCTGCTCCTGGAGATCAGAAAGAAGAGGGCGACACAGCAGCCACCATATCCAGCTATGATCTCTTACCCCCCTGCTGCCACATCTCGCCCCCCCACTGCTACCCCTCCTCCAGGCCGTGCGTGGGAGCAGGGTGACCAGAGTCGTTCTCAGCCATTAGACTACCCATTGGACCCCCACCACGCTCTTCCCCCTTCCCAACTCCTTCCCACAGAACAGGCTGAGCCCTGGCAACTAGATCGTCATGGCAACCCGATGCAGTACACACGCTCTCGCCTAGAACCTGTGCCTGTCCGAGTTGTGGACTACCACTATGGTAAAGAAACTCCCAGAAGTTACCAAACTCCTAGGTCCACTTACAGCACGGCCCAAGGAGGAAGCAGCAACAGCTGGAAACCCCCCAACTCATCCCAACCAGCAGTAGATTACAggtacccaccaccaccagctACAAACTACAGACCACGCCCAGACCAAGATGTCCCAGTTGTCACAATCAAGATGGCCACCTCTGGCAACACTCCCACCAAGAAGGCTGCTCTTGACTTCCACGGAGAAATCCCCCAAACGTTTCCTTATTCGTGCTCTCTCTGCGATATTACTGTGCTCTCTGAAAAG ttcTGGTTCACACACATCAATGGAACTCAACATGCAGACGGACAGCTCACACTTCTTCAAAT GTATCCTGAATGGGATTGCCAGATGCAGACCGCCAGAAG TGGTGACgaccacacagacagaccaagGGTTGAAGAGAAGACTGGTGGACCTTCCCATAGGTCTATTAACTACTTAG GTAAACCGTCAAGTAGCGGCTCTAGAAAAAACGTAGACACTAAGACAAAGGTTACAAAG GGGAGTGGCAAAGTGGTTTGTGCCAAATTTACCGCCCGGTGTCTCAACGAAGATGGTTTGAAGGACCTGATTAAACCGTTTGGTGAAGTTGTGAAAGTCATCATGTTCCATGCTTTG GCGTTTGTGGAGTTGGGGTCAACGGACCAGGCCGCCGATATTGTGACATACTACCTCAGTAACCCAGTGATGGTGAAAGGAGGACAAGTCACCTTCTCTGTCTCGTCAACATTTAATTTCCTACAG AGTTCCCGGGTGTTGAGTTTTTCCCCTGTGCCTCCTGGTAAAGAGTCTGCCGCGTGGAAAAGAGAGTTACTGGCCGTAGCGGAAGGATTTGGACCTGTGGCGCACTCTCTATTCTTACCTACGCAG GCATTTGTGGAAATGACGAATGCACTGGATGCACAGAAGCTTGTTGGACACCATACGTCCAAACACCTGAAAATAGATGAGATACATATTAAAGTGGCCTTCTCATCAGAGTATGATACATTTCG GACCATGTCTGAGAGGAAGTCTTCAGACAGGAAGTCTCCAGACAGGAGCAGGAAGTCTGAAGACAGATCTAAGAGGAAGAGAACCCCAAGCCCCAGAAGGCGGTCCCTCAGCCCCAGGAGAGATTCACCAACCTCCTCAAAaaggaggaggagtagagagagggatagcgaCCGTCACAAAGAACGAGTGAAATCAAACAGTGGGGGTAAAAGCAGGCCAAAGTCCCCCAGAAAACAGAGCTCCAGTCGGTCCTCCAGAAGCCCTCGCAGGCCAAGGTCCCCCAGCAAACAGAGCTCCAGTCGGTCCTCCAGAAGCCCTCGCAGGCCAAGGTCCCCCAGCAAACAGAGCTCCAGTCGGTCCTCCAGAAGCCCTCACTCCCATACTAAAGAGCGGGTGTCCAGTGAGAAGGTATCCCCCATTTCCACATCCACTCGCTCACAACCTCCCATCAAGAATAAGACCACATCCCAGTCCTCCACTGTGATGGAGAAGTCCAAAAAGGCTGTCGACACGATTGACCAGAGCAAACAAGAAACTGAGATCCAGGACAGCCAGGAGGATGGAGCCATGGAGGCCTGTGAAATGGACAGTGACATCGAGGGGATGGCCGTGTAtggggaggatggggaggagaacTCTGacatgggagaggagggagaggtagaggaggaagaggaaccGCAGGAGAGTGCTGAGGACTTGATCCAGGAGTTTAAAGAACTATGTGAGCCCAGGCAGAAAGCAACCTCTGGGACTGTAGATGATGCTCCTACAGAAGAGCTATCAGCTACCGG GTCAGAACAGGGGAAAGAGCTCTCAGTTACCGGGTCAGAACAGGGGAAAGAGCTCTCAGCTACCGGGTCAGAACAGGGGAAAGAGCTCTCAGCTACCGGGTCAGAACAGGGGAAAGAGATAGATGTTGAAGACCAGAAAGGAGATACTTCATACATTGATGATGAG CCTGATTTCCCAGAGGACCTTGAGAATCTTATTACATTGGATGAGCTGGAGGAGGATTCCTCAGGTGATAACCAAG ATAACCAGTCAACAGATGAGATCAAGAGCAGATCCAAGAGCAAG CCCTCAGGACGTGATCAGACACCTGGTAGAGTGATCTACGTCAAAAACCTTCCCAGAAGCTTCTATACGGATAGTGACTTCCTGAAGATTGTTAAAGGCTTTGGGAGAGTGCACCGCTATTTGCTCCTTCGCAACGGTGAAGAG gGCTTCATTGAGATGGAGAGGTCTTCTGATGCGACAAAGGCTTTAAGAGAGCTGCGTTATAATGGCTGTAAATTATACGGCCAGAAGTTGATCATCCTGCGGTCTCAGAAATACAAAAGACTAACAACAGG GTGGAAACCTGAATCTGATTCTAAAAGTGATCGGAAGAAAGATCACTTGAGTACTAGAAGCAGTAGCAGGATAAGGAGTGGACGGACCAGCAGTCACTCAAAGTCAGTGGCTAAGGACGACAAGACAAAAGAGAAGGACGACAAGACAAAAGAGAAGGACGACAAGACAATGGAGAAGGACGACAAGACAATGGAGAAGGACGAGGAGACAATGGAGAAGGACGGGGAGACAATGGAGAAGGACGAGGAGACAATGGAGAAGGACGAGGAGACAATGGAGAAGGACGAGGAGACAATGGAGAAGGACGAGGAGACAATGGAGAAGGACGAGGAGACAATGGAGAAGGACGGGGAGACAATGGAGAAGGACGAGGAGACAATGGAGAAGGACGAGGAGACAATGGAGAAGGACGAGGAGACAATGGAGAAGGACGAGGAGACAATGGAGAAGGACGAGGAGACAAAAGAGAAGACATCACGACAAGTACGCTCCAAGCCAGCCCAACACTGTGACAAGGAGGACATAGGAGCGTCTGAAGGGAATATTGACAAATCCTCCAACAGTGAAGACCAAAAGGATGCCCCTGTCCCTGCTGCTGAGAAAGAGAAGCAGGCCTGTAGCAACGAGGATAATGCAGAAACCAAGATGGAGGATAATGTGGAAACGGGACCAGATTCCATGAAGACTGGTATGGAGTCATCGTTCCAGGCCAACAACCCAGTAG GAAGAGAATTCATTAAACCTGTCATGGGCTACTTCTGCGACCTGTGTCAAGTCATCTATGTCAATGAGGACGAAGCAAAGAACCAACACTGCAGCAGCCTCTGTCACTATCTGAAGTTTATG GAACATTCAGGTAAAGACACAGCCTCTAGCTAA
- the LOC120047881 gene encoding glutamic acid-rich protein-like isoform X3 — protein sequence MSQLSQSRWPPLATLPPRRLLLTSTEKSPKRFLIRALSAILLCSLKSSGSHTSMELNMQTDSSHFFKCILNGIARCRPPEGKPSSSGSRKNVDTKTKVTKGSGKVVCAKFTARCLNEDGLKDLIKPFGEVVKVIMFHALAFVELGSTDQAADIVTYYLSNPVMVKGGQVTFSVSSTFNFLQSSRVLSFSPVPPGKESAAWKRELLAVAEGFGPVAHSLFLPTQAFVEMTNALDAQKLVGHHTSKHLKIDEIHIKVAFSSEYDTFRTMSERKSSDRKSPDRSRKSEDRSKRKRTPSPRRRSLSPRRDSPTSSKRRRSRERDSDRHKERVKSNSGGKSRPKSPRKQSSSRSSRSPRRPRSPSKQSSSRSSRSPRRPRSPSKQSSSRSSRSPHSHTKERVSSEKVSPISTSTRSQPPIKNKTTSQSSTVMEKSKKAVDTIDQSKQETEIQDSQEDGAMEACEMDSDIEGMAVYGEDGEENSDMGEEGEVEEEEEPQESAEDLIQEFKELCEPRQKATSGTVDDAPTEELSATGSEQGKELSVTGSEQGKELSATGSEQGKELSATGSEQGKELSVTGSEQGKELSATGSEQGKELSATGSEQGKEIDVEDQKGDTSYIDDEPDFPEDLENLITLDELEEDSSGDNQDNQSTDEIKSRSKSKPSGRDQTPGRVIYVKNLPRSFYTDSDFLKIVKGFGRVHRYLLLRNGEEGFIEMERSSDATKALRELRYNGCKLYGQKLIILRSQKYKRLTTGWKPESDSKSDRKKDHLSTRSSSRIRSGRTSSHSKSVAKDDKTKEKDDKTKEKDDKTMEKDDKTMEKDEETMEKDGETMEKDEETMEKDEETMEKDEETMEKDEETMEKDEETMEKDGETMEKDEETMEKDEETMEKDEETMEKDEETMEKDEETKEKTSRQVRSKPAQHCDKEDIGASEGNIDKSSNSEDQKDAPVPAAEKEKQACSNEDNAETKMEDNVETGPDSMKTGMESSFQANNPVGREFIKPVMGYFCDLCQVIYVNEDEAKNQHCSSLCHYLKFMEHSGKDTASS from the exons ATGTCCCAGTTGTCACAATCAAGATGGCCACCTCTGGCAACACTCCCACCAAGAAGGCTGCTCTTGACTTCCACGGAGAAATCCCCCAAACGTTTCCTTATTCGTGCTCTCTCTGCGATATTACTGTGCTCTCTGAAAAG ttcTGGTTCACACACATCAATGGAACTCAACATGCAGACGGACAGCTCACACTTCTTCAAAT GTATCCTGAATGGGATTGCCAGATGCAGACCGCCAGAAG GTAAACCGTCAAGTAGCGGCTCTAGAAAAAACGTAGACACTAAGACAAAGGTTACAAAG GGGAGTGGCAAAGTGGTTTGTGCCAAATTTACCGCCCGGTGTCTCAACGAAGATGGTTTGAAGGACCTGATTAAACCGTTTGGTGAAGTTGTGAAAGTCATCATGTTCCATGCTTTG GCGTTTGTGGAGTTGGGGTCAACGGACCAGGCCGCCGATATTGTGACATACTACCTCAGTAACCCAGTGATGGTGAAAGGAGGACAAGTCACCTTCTCTGTCTCGTCAACATTTAATTTCCTACAG AGTTCCCGGGTGTTGAGTTTTTCCCCTGTGCCTCCTGGTAAAGAGTCTGCCGCGTGGAAAAGAGAGTTACTGGCCGTAGCGGAAGGATTTGGACCTGTGGCGCACTCTCTATTCTTACCTACGCAG GCATTTGTGGAAATGACGAATGCACTGGATGCACAGAAGCTTGTTGGACACCATACGTCCAAACACCTGAAAATAGATGAGATACATATTAAAGTGGCCTTCTCATCAGAGTATGATACATTTCG GACCATGTCTGAGAGGAAGTCTTCAGACAGGAAGTCTCCAGACAGGAGCAGGAAGTCTGAAGACAGATCTAAGAGGAAGAGAACCCCAAGCCCCAGAAGGCGGTCCCTCAGCCCCAGGAGAGATTCACCAACCTCCTCAAAaaggaggaggagtagagagagggatagcgaCCGTCACAAAGAACGAGTGAAATCAAACAGTGGGGGTAAAAGCAGGCCAAAGTCCCCCAGAAAACAGAGCTCCAGTCGGTCCTCCAGAAGCCCTCGCAGGCCAAGGTCCCCCAGCAAACAGAGCTCCAGTCGGTCCTCCAGAAGCCCTCGCAGGCCAAGGTCCCCCAGCAAACAGAGCTCCAGTCGGTCCTCCAGAAGCCCTCACTCCCATACTAAAGAGCGGGTGTCCAGTGAGAAGGTATCCCCCATTTCCACATCCACTCGCTCACAACCTCCCATCAAGAATAAGACCACATCCCAGTCCTCCACTGTGATGGAGAAGTCCAAAAAGGCTGTCGACACGATTGACCAGAGCAAACAAGAAACTGAGATCCAGGACAGCCAGGAGGATGGAGCCATGGAGGCCTGTGAAATGGACAGTGACATCGAGGGGATGGCCGTGTAtggggaggatggggaggagaacTCTGacatgggagaggagggagaggtagaggaggaagaggaaccGCAGGAGAGTGCTGAGGACTTGATCCAGGAGTTTAAAGAACTATGTGAGCCCAGGCAGAAAGCAACCTCTGGGACTGTAGATGATGCTCCTACAGAAGAGCTATCAGCTACCGGGTCAGAACAGGGGAAAGAGCTCTCAGTTACCGGGTCAGAACAGGGGAAAGAGCTCTCAGCTACCGGGTCAGAACAGGGGAAAGAGCTCTCAGCTACCGGGTCAGAACAGGGGAAAGAGCTCTCAGTTACCGGGTCAGAACAGGGGAAAGAGCTCTCAGCTACCGGGTCAGAACAGGGGAAAGAGCTCTCAGCTACCGGGTCAGAACAGGGGAAAGAGATAGATGTTGAAGACCAGAAAGGAGATACTTCATACATTGATGATGAG CCTGATTTCCCAGAGGACCTTGAGAATCTTATTACATTGGATGAGCTGGAGGAGGATTCCTCAGGTGATAACCAAG ATAACCAGTCAACAGATGAGATCAAGAGCAGATCCAAGAGCAAG CCCTCAGGACGTGATCAGACACCTGGTAGAGTGATCTACGTCAAAAACCTTCCCAGAAGCTTCTATACGGATAGTGACTTCCTGAAGATTGTTAAAGGCTTTGGGAGAGTGCACCGCTATTTGCTCCTTCGCAACGGTGAAGAG gGCTTCATTGAGATGGAGAGGTCTTCTGATGCGACAAAGGCTTTAAGAGAGCTGCGTTATAATGGCTGTAAATTATACGGCCAGAAGTTGATCATCCTGCGGTCTCAGAAATACAAAAGACTAACAACAGG GTGGAAACCTGAATCTGATTCTAAAAGTGATCGGAAGAAAGATCACTTGAGTACTAGAAGCAGTAGCAGGATAAGGAGTGGACGGACCAGCAGTCACTCAAAGTCAGTGGCTAAGGACGACAAGACAAAAGAGAAGGACGACAAGACAAAAGAGAAGGACGACAAGACAATGGAGAAGGACGACAAGACAATGGAGAAGGACGAGGAGACAATGGAGAAGGACGGGGAGACAATGGAGAAGGACGAGGAGACAATGGAGAAGGACGAGGAGACAATGGAGAAGGACGAGGAGACAATGGAGAAGGACGAGGAGACAATGGAGAAGGACGAGGAGACAATGGAGAAGGACGGGGAGACAATGGAGAAGGACGAGGAGACAATGGAGAAGGACGAGGAGACAATGGAGAAGGACGAGGAGACAATGGAGAAGGACGAGGAGACAATGGAGAAGGACGAGGAGACAAAAGAGAAGACATCACGACAAGTACGCTCCAAGCCAGCCCAACACTGTGACAAGGAGGACATAGGAGCGTCTGAAGGGAATATTGACAAATCCTCCAACAGTGAAGACCAAAAGGATGCCCCTGTCCCTGCTGCTGAGAAAGAGAAGCAGGCCTGTAGCAACGAGGATAATGCAGAAACCAAGATGGAGGATAATGTGGAAACGGGACCAGATTCCATGAAGACTGGTATGGAGTCATCGTTCCAGGCCAACAACCCAGTAG GAAGAGAATTCATTAAACCTGTCATGGGCTACTTCTGCGACCTGTGTCAAGTCATCTATGTCAATGAGGACGAAGCAAAGAACCAACACTGCAGCAGCCTCTGTCACTATCTGAAGTTTATG GAACATTCAGGTAAAGACACAGCCTCTAGCTAA